catcATACAGGCCACGTGTCTATGTACCTGAAACACGCTgggcactcagtaaatgctagTCTTCAACGTTAACACCGAGCATATAGTGACTCAGGAAAGGTAcaaagaagttatttttaaaagaaattagaaaagagaaaaaaggagaattgGAGAACTTGGAAAGGATCCACTGAGCCCAGCAGTATCTCTGCTGTTCCCTGACTGCTCACTGCCACCCCCAACCCAGACGACTCTGTCAGGGGCCTAATTAAGCTCCAGGGatcctcagaccacagtgtagaAAAAGATGCAGGACTTTCTCTAGAACAAGCTCCCagtaacacaaagaaaaatagaagctAGAGAACCTTCAGGCAACAGCAATGACTTACGGCAGGAAGACTTGTAAGTAATGCCTTATAAGACGTTAGTGTACAAGTTTGCACGTCAAGAAAGGCCAACATCACCTTtaggagtatttttttttaataacataaatACTTTGTTTTACCAGAAACAAAACCATCTATCACTGTTTCAGAAGCCATAAAGAGACTTATTTAAGGTATACTCTCTCCCTATACCACTCATCCTGATCTCACCACCCAAGGGCCAAGGCATATACCCCTCTCCTGGGACCACCTTAGAGGAAACTCTCAGCTGTCAGCAGTTCATCTGACCCTGGCCTCCCAGCTCAGCAGACACTCAAGCAATTTTAGAAAGGGGTCAGAAAACTCTAGCCTGGGGTCAAAGCCAAGcccattgtttgtttatttcctatggctgctttcatgcttcTGTTGCAGAGATTAGTAGTTCTGACAGACCATttgcctgcaaagcctaaaatatcctTAACAGATGAAGTTTGCCAGCTCATGATCTCTAGGAAAGCCTGGATTTCCTCCTCTTCAGCAATCTAAGATAAGATAGTTCTACTTCATGCTCTCATGGGGGTGTATGATCTTACACCTACAGCAGGGGAGTCAAATGACAAGGGTGTAAGAGCTTGCGGTTGTACTGGACAttcagggaagagagaggaagagagatgcaCCTTAGAGGTGGGGCTGCCCTACAAGTAGACGGTCAGCCTTCCCATCCCTCTTGCTCCAAGAATTTTTGCCTATGTATCTTCTGAAGCCTACAATTCCATAATTAGTTTAAGACTAAGTCCCATTTAAATGCTAACACCCCTAGAACAAGTGCCACTTTAAATCCAAGTCCACAGGCAGCCCAATGATGAGTCAGTTCTTTACCTGGGAGCAAGCTGGGAGAGGGAATTCAGAGACAGAAGTAGCTCCTGAGAAGGGAAAGGACAGTCCTCAGGAAGGGGAGAGCACCCACTCAcacctcctgcctctgctctctTTGGAATCCCTCAAGTGATCTCTCCTCTGTTTTCATCtcccaaatgttttattttgtgttatgtTCAAGTCAAGTTCTTTGGTACAGGGGGTAGAAGGAAGTGGGCTAAACCTCACAAAGTATAGACATACACAAATACAAATAGGCTATGCTCCCAGAGTGGGTTATACGATGCTCACCAATCAATCTCACCACCAAGAATGCACTGAGGAAATATTCTTTTCCCTAGGTAGTGGTTGTAAggtcaacaaaaaataaatgggcTTCATTTGGAGTGATGTTTTTCTACTTACTGGAACAAATATATTCTGCAAGCTTTTCTGCATTTCCACAGGCTGCTCCTTCTGTATCCAGGCCAATTTTACTCACtggaaaacaacaaagaaatgtatttcttaacacGGTTATCGAAGTCCTTTTGTTCCAGCATTATTTTTTAACGTGCAAATACACAGGTATGCAGTTTACAAATCACATAGAGGATGTCTTTTCTTGAAAGCCACTGAGGGAAGATCGCAAGTGTCTGTTCAGACGAGAAAGCATCAGGTCCTGGTACCTGCACCCCAGTTGTGTAGGCTGGGTAAGTAAGGCCTTAACTAGCTTCCCTGAGCCCCACATAGCTCATCTACAAGAGGGGGAAACACCAACCACATGGAACTGTTTTAAGGATCGTGTCAGATAATAAGAGCAAACTGCTTGCCATCTAGGAGGTGCTCAACAAAGACTGTTTTCTCTTCAGTCAGGAAGGAGATGATGCGCATTTGGTACTTTTTGCAGGAATCGGCATTACAGAGCCTTCATTTTTTTCGGAGGATGTGGCCAGACCACATCCAGAAAGGTGTTATGGCTTGACATGGCCAGACTAAaatggaaggaaggggaggaaaggtTTCATAATAATCTGCTAACAGGGACCCACAGCGCTACAAATACCAGTCATTTAGGATGAGGGGCTGTACCAGCACTTTTGTGAGACCCCTATTCATGAACCAAGTAAGAAGCTAACAGACTCAGGCTCCCCCTGCACTTTTCCAGACAGCACTTGGCCACTCCACAAAGCGTGCTGATGAAGGGAGGCCCCAGGGACTGGCTCAGTCAACACTGCTACCTGCTCACAGGAATGCGGAATGCCTCTGAGGAAGGAAGTGCTGTGGGCTTTCCACTTAGGAGTCACACAGAGGCCGGTTAGTAACAAATGGCAGCTTTAATAAAAACACCAGCAGCTTTTAACGTATGGATCATTAAAAACATActgaatcaaagaaaaataaagctgtaaCTCAGTTCAGGAACTAAGCCCTTGCTTATGCTACAGTGGCAACCGAGGCTGGACCTCCTGTCTGAGCTTAGAAGAGCTAAACacatcaaaaacaaaagtaaacaaaaaaacctgtaaaAATCCCACAGGAACTGAACTGAGACATAAGAACTTAGCAGTGACGCTGGTAATCAATATTGACATAAATATGCATTTTTCCCAAGTAATGAAACAATAATAACCATAACCAGAACATTAACTCTCATATATAGCTTTGCTGATCACAAAGTAAGCACTtgctcatttgatcctcacaccACAACCCTGTGAACAAAACAATTACTACTGTACTTGAGAGAGAAGGAAGCTATTAAGCAGTGGCCAGCTCTATTTGTGAGGGCAGAGACTGGGGCTACCTGGTCCACCCCACAGTCCACAGATGGCTCTCAAGAAATGTTTGGGGAATGCATATTTGGTCTAAGGTCTCAGTCCCTGCATGTGGCAAGACTGACTCTGCTTCAAGTCAGTACATTTCAACCAACACTCCGGCTGGGCAAGCCCATCTTAAGGGCCCTGCCCAGGTAAAAGCTGACAGTGAAACTTCAAATTGTCTCCAACTGTGTTAAATAAACCTGCCAGAGAGTATTTTTTACATTTGAGAGGTTAAGACACTGACTGCCACAGTTAAAGGGACTATAAGAATGTACTACCaagtttggctaatttttgttatttctggtagagaagagatttcaccatgctgcccaggctggtacaAACAGTCTTTCTGTGTTATGAATTCCAAGTTGTTAATTGCTAAGCTATCTTCTGTGACATCACTGGTCTGGGTTTACAAGGCCAAGCAACAGTGCCTACTAAATGGCGCCCAGGTCCAACCTTGCAATCAGATGGGAAAGTTGGGGCACCTGACCTTTGGGCAGCCAAATGGAAGGCTTTCCTAGGATATGGCTGGCTGAGTTGCAAGGTATCAAACCACAAGCCAACCATCTTTGCttcttcaataaaaattaaaatgttattaaaatatgcatatattattgAACCAAATAATGTTCTCAGGAGATTTTATGTAGACCaagtacagtaagtcctcacttaatgtcaaCAATAGATTCTTGGAAATTGCCACTGTAAGTGAAACAACATACAGCAGGTCCTTGAATAACATCGTTTCATTCAACATGTTTTCATTACAACattgataaggaaaaaaaaatttgtttcattaTATATCATTTCACTTGAAGtggcagtttccaagaacctatcaacaatgttaagtgaggactttcTGTATAATGTTACATAGCatgtacttttgaaaaaaaatttattttcaaataaatagagacagggtttcaccatgttgcccaggctgatcttgaactcttaagttcaagtgatctgcctgcttctgcctcccaaagtgttaggattacaggtgtgagccactgcacccagccagcatgTACTTTTTGCCATCTATTATTAATCAATAATACCTGTAAAATTATGTCAGCGTGcaacatttataaagaaatactggCATCTTCTCTCACTGGACTTCCACACCGAAATCCCTTGCTGTTCACTGGACCcttgttttcatttctacttCAAGAAAAATGTCTACCTTGTCTTCTCTTTGCTTCAAATGTCCAACTTTCCTAACCTGATTCCCAGGCTCTAGGGAGCCAGGGGTGGCTCTTGACTAGAGGGCTTGTGGGCAGTGGAAAGTGGCTCCTAATGATCCCTGTGATCCATGCCCCTGTGTCATCCCTCcgcttgagtgtgggctggacttaCTTGATTCAAGCCAAAAGAAATGGCAGAAGAAATGGATGCCACTTCcaagattaggttataaaaagaCTGTGGCTTCAGTGGTAGGTGCTCTCTTTCGCTCTCTCTTGGATTGCCTTGCGACAGGGGACGCCAGCTACCATGTCTTAGGTAGCCCTCTCGAGAGGCCCCTGTGAGTGAGCTGGGAAGCAGATCTTCTGAGGCCCACTGACAGCTATGTGAGTGATTTTGGAAGCAGACCCTCCCCCAAGTCAAGCCTCAAGATGTCTGTAGCCCTGACCACCAGCTTCACCATGGCCTGGTTACAGAGAACCTCACTAAATCATGCCCAGATTCTGGCCCACAGAAACATTGAGATGATAAATGCCTGTTTCTAGCTagtaagttttggggtaatttagGGGTAATTTGTTACGCAGCAAAGATAATACATTGGGCCTGGTCTCCTCCCAGCTGTTGGTGCTCAACTTCTGATAACTCTCCAGGCTCCTGCTGAGATTCTAGTTGAACAGAAACCTCAGAGAGTTCAAGCAGTGCCTCGTCCCTGTACCTACTCAAAAGAGCTCCTTTGTACATTATTATATCTGAAAAGGTGAGCTAAAATAGAATGTTCAAAGTTGGGTGATTGACTTTCACGTCAAGGAAAAATGTGGTTTCCtttcaaagacatttttaaaagttacaacatttctaatttcttctctcctttgaTAATATGTTCCCTGCATTTAGAACATGTCCTTTTCCTTCACAACTGAATAAACAGGGACCAGACTGAGTCCAGTGAGTGCCTAACTGAGACCAAGGCCCTGCTGCTTGTGCTGCACTTGATATGGTCCACTCTCAGCCACTCTAAGTCTCAAGACATAGATGCTCATCATTCATTGTATCACCatagtcttttttctcattttcttctcataTGACAGGACAGTGACAGCAAAATGCATAGTGATGCTACCGAAATCAAACTGAAGGGGATGTGATGCTCAAAATGTTTGCTTATCAGTGAATgtgtgaaagtttggaaaatgtataaatatactgtatatttgataGTTGAGTTTTTGGTAGGAAATATAGAGAATGAAAGAAACTggctattttctttcctcttctcattcaggaaaaaatgataaaagaaagtaACAAGCAAATTCTTAACTTATTTTTGGAGAGAGATGTGCGGGAGGGAAGATGGTTTCCTTGGCAACCAAGACACTAATTCCCTTTCCCTGGCTGATCTGCTGAGCTTGTGGTAAAAGTCATGCTGCTCAGAAGATCTAGGAATCATCTTTTAATTAGCTTAGCAACTCCCAACTGGTTTCTTCCCCAGCCTCATTTTGTTCTCTGGAAAATGTGCTTTTAATTCTTAAACTATTTTCACTCATACTATACATTCCtctaatattttcaaattcactGGACAAATTGAACTGTTCTGAAACAAAGTTACAGGCTAATTTATGACAATTGCTAAGCattgttttaagtatttaaaatgcttaatgttaatttttaatgattaCTATTTACATTTTATGCTTTAAGAAGAATAAATAGACTGAAGACtggaaaaatgcacaaaatattaagaaaactaaaaaaaccaACTATAATATCACTATCTGGAGatttaggcttttaaaaaaatcatagtaaaaatataacataaaatttgtcattttaatcaCTAAGTgcataattcagtggcattatgtACATTCACAATGGAATTAGTCAGCCAAAGGGtacaaacattttaataaagctTTTGCATACATACTGACCAAGTGGTTCTCAAAAGATGTAAACCAATTTTTAATGCCATTTGGAAATGTTTGATTATATTTGTTTCATTGCATTCTTATCAGTAGTATCGTATACTTAATTTCTGCAAAtttaataagcaaaaaataatatttttaaactgagttaaagtgttttttaaaactgaaaaggctaagccattttttgttgttttatttttaccttgaCTCCTTACCTAGAGAAGCAGTAGCATTTCCAACCACATACACTGACTTggcattccatttttctttcagagACCTTTCCCAGACTGTAAAACATGAAATGATATGTGAATTGCAAATACCAAAGTGGCCATTTGGACTGTTGCCCAAGGCTGCTTGTTCACCCTAAGAAACTGTGAGCAAAGCAAACTATTAGCAACCAAATGTAAAAAACAGCATCTCAAACTAAAATTCCATTTTCACTTTGTTCATGTTTtataggcaatttttaaaaaattgctttcatAAATGTTTTAGTACTCCTTGCTTGAAATATTAGCCTATCTCCACAGTTGGTACTAGAAGAATTTTAATGGGAACCACGAAATCAACATAACTTGGAGAATTAATCTGCATAGtgaaatcaaaaatttaaatctagacttttaaagaaaaagacactggtcatttaaaaaaagCAACTTAAATGTCTAACAAGGAAATCCAATTGGTTTATTTGGGACATAAATCTGAAAGCAGTCAACAAACTGTAATCTCAGAGGAGAGGGTTCATTTATCCATTACaccaaagtaaaaataataaatttcaggtCAATTAACAAACAGAATTTGATACagaatattatcattttatgATCATACAAAATCTTTATAGattaaagaaacacaaagagaaaatggATTGTATAAATACATCATAAAGCTACTGGGCATTcattacatttttagaaaacagGGAAATAATGGTTCTTCCTTTCCAAAATCTGGTTATGAACATAACTTTCCCTTAAATTCAAGAGTATTCCTCTACCCTTTACATTAAGGGAAATTCCCTTTGAAATGGTAACCAAAGATTGAGTTCCACTTTGCTTCCTACCCCATAAATATCAATAGTATTTATTCAAAAGTTATCCATAGCATGTAAACAAACTACTTTCCAAGCCTCACAGCAGAACAACTGGAGTGAGCACTGGGTGGAGTCAGAAAGCCTTCCACAGAGCCAGCTCTGCCCCTTAACGTGTGTGTCCCAGGTAAGTCAGTTAATGCACCTCGTCTGTTTCTTCATCAAGGTAACTGGGATTAACTACACTCCTACTGCTTATTCCCTATggttgttgtgagaatcaaaataagaaaatatatgggaaaatgcattttaaactttattataaagCACCAGAAAGAGTTATAGTGACCTTTCTAGGGTTTTCCTCTTTTTCATTATCTTCATCctcaaaacatacacaaaaagaaaaaatacaactgCAAGAAAAAGCACCCAGAGCACCACTGGGAAAGAGTACACATGCTTCCCCATCTAGCGTATAatggcacaatcgcagctcacacaacctctgcctcctgagttcaagtggttctcgtgcctcagcctcctgagtagctgggactccaggcatgtgccaccacgcccagctaacttttgtattttttggtagagatggggtttcaccatgttgtccaggccggtctggaactcctgacctcaagtgatctgcccaccttggcctcccaaagtgctgggattacaggcatgagccactgcgcctggctggctCTGAGTTTCTTAGGTTCTCACGCTTTCTTTTCAACAGGAGGTGAATGTGTGTATGAAATCACCAAGAAGGTGGGATGTTTAGGCTACAGCGAAGCCTGGTTAAATGTGGAGACAGAATAACCAAAACTCACCACCGTCACTTACTCCATGCCCACTCTGCTCCAGGTAATGTCCTGGATGCTTTCCTTTGGGACTCAGACTCTGCAGCTTGAATCCTGCACTTGTGCTTTACACATTGTGGGGGCCTGGAAAGTTCCATACCCTTTGTTCTTCAGGCTCCTCATCTGCCAAGTGAAAATACTAAGCACATCTATCTCACAGGAAAAAGTATTCAGGACAGAGTCTCGCACAGAGTGAGCATTCAGTAAGTTCTACCTAACTAATAGTCTACTATTAGTAGATAATCCCATTACTATTAGTAGTAATCCCATGATGAGAGGTCAAGGAACTCATTAATGTCCAAATGGCTGCATAAACCCAGGCCTAACTCACTCCAAAGTCCTTGCATAACCACTCTGCCCGCTGCCTCCGCTCATCAGTGTAACTGTGGAGGTGGGTGGCCCGAGTGTGAGGCCTGGCTCTGCACTGACTTGTTCTATGCTTACTATCCTGGCCTCGATTTTCTCAATGGTAACATAAGACATAAGATCATAGCAATGTGTGCCTCTGGATTGTTATCTAGGGTTAAGTGGGGTAATGAACGTGAAGTATTCATTACACAGGGTCTGACGTACAACAGGCACTCCATAATTGTTAGCTAGGAAGCTGTTCAATTGCATTTATTAAGAAGGTGTTTGCTCAGGCTGAAACTCAGGGTTCTGTTAATGGGCACTGCCATTTTCACACTGTTCTAATAGTGAGGGATGGAGGTGGGAAGACAAGTCAAAGAGGTGACTGGGTCACTAAGTGCCTGACATGGTGGCACTGACCATTTTCTCATAGttagatttttttcatcatttctcTTTCAGGAAGTAGTATTTATCCTATTTTCAGATGATACCTTCTAAGGGGATATATCAGTCCCTAGGAGGTGAACAACGAATAGACAGGGGAAAGTCCCCCTCAGGGTCATCTGTCTGGGAGTTTAGGAGACAGCCCTGTTCTCCTGTTTCCCAAGGCAGAGTCTGTGACCTGATACCACTAAGCACTCACTTCTCTTAGAAGTGCAGCTGCTTCTGGAATTTAGTCTCCCAGCAGGAGAAATAAGAGTAAATAAATGTCCAGTGGAATCCACAGCAGACCCACCCTCACCTTCAGTTTTATTGTTTTGCTCCAAACATAACTCTGCTGCTTCCACTGCTCTGGGGCTGGTAAAAATGAGTCCCCCGTAATCTTCAGGATGAGAAAGCTGCACACCAAAAAgcaataaagacattttatacGATGGCTATGTTCAACATCTTCCAAGGAGCTAAGACTCAGAATTCCAAATGCTTCACAATAGTAGTAGGCAAACTAATTCCTTCCACCCATCCCCCCAAcacttactgagtgcttactatgtgcctggaACTATTTATTCTAGGACTTTTAGGGTACACAGGTGAATTCCTTATTCCCAGTATTTCCCCCAGGAAGCTCACAGTCTAGGGCAGAGACAGTGAAACACAGGGTGATAAGTGCACTGCAGCACAGAGGGGAAGCCTGACGCAGCCTGGGATTAGAGTAGGGTGCAGGTAGTGGGGGAAGACTTGACCCGAATCtgtaataaaaatgggaatattcaGGGGGTGATACCAATGCTGAAGCCCTGATTTTCAAAGAGGATAATGGTGATATCATCTACCGAACATTTACTCTGAGCCAGGCACTAGGCTGCTGTACATATCTGACTTCACTGAAGCTGTGGGCACTGAATTTTCACTCTGAAGCATTTGGAAGGCTTTACTGGACTTGTCTCCTGCAATTTTTCTCACTCCTCACTGGAAGAAGAACTGAAGTTGTGGGCAGAAGccctgggtttgagtcccagcCCTGTCTCTTACTTGCTAGAGGTCTTAGCTGAGTTGCCTAATTTGAGACCCCAATCTCTAAAACGGGAAAATAATACCTCCCTGGCCTGCTTTGCAGAAGTTGGGGGTGAGGGGTAGATTAAATGAGAGGATGAGTGAAAGGGTTCTAGGACTGCTGAGAGCAATGCAGGTTTGCTGCTCTCACCATGACCTGCTCTCCTGGGCCCCAATCTCTGAGTCTGGGTGGCTTTCTGGAGGGGCTGATAGAGGCTCAGTCAGAACCTCCCAACAGCAGCAGCCTCCTGGAGCCAGGTGAAGTTATGCTGCCTTGTTTTAAagtttggaaataaaataaagagacagTAAAATAGTCCCTCTCTGGCTTCAGCTGGCAAGGGAGAAATCAAACACTAACATGGTGCTCAGTCACAACAGGCCTTACCTTCTCAGAGAAACTGGGAAGAGACAAAAACTCAAATGATAAAACAGGGATCAAAGTGGCTTCAAGTCCATATAATCCTAATTCCTGAAATGAAAGAATATAGTTCTGGATTGACTAgggctgtttttaaaataaggaaacattAACAATTTATTCTGCATCAGTTCCTCTGAGGTTTTGCAAAACCCACCCCTGCCTGCTCCAGGCCCCCTGACTCAGTAGAAAGGACACTGTGGGATAAGGAGTCTCAGGCCACTTACCCTGATATACGGATCCTGGCCACAGTCATCTTCCTTCGCATCCTTCAGTAAAAGAACCTTCATTATTGCCTGGCAGTCCTTATAGGGCACTGTGACAGAGCAAGGAAACAGATCTTAATTAGATCTCGAAGACTCTTCCTAAGCAATTTCCGATGGGGACGGTACACAAGAAGAAGGCAATCAAATGCTTGTGGAAGAGACCTATCCCTCCTACACCATGACTTAGCACTAATGGGCTTGTTCTTTCTGAAGACCCCTGTCACTGATAAGGCCAAGAAAGAGCATGTTAGCAGTTGATATCACCTGGAAAGACAGATGAAACCATTAGTGAAAGCCAAGTGTCCTATGCCAAACGTTTATGGTTCCGGAAACAGAACTGATGTAAATTTAGGGTTGTATCAACAACAAACAGAGAAATGGATATCTTATGTTTTAAGGAGATAAATAGCTTTTCCATTTCAAGATAAATATGCTAAGTAGCTCATAAGCACTTTGGGAAATAATTATATTGACTCTTCTACTTATTAAATGATGTTTTCTAAACGTCAAGTATCATAAGAGTCTAACAACATGGAAAATGATTTGTTGACATCAAAAGCTTTATATACTTCATCTTCTTTCTTCCCGTAATTTCACTTCTAAGAATACTAAAGCAATACTGATAAATGTGTCCAAGGATTAACATAAAGATGCTCACACTAGAATTCTTTGGGTCTCGTTGGGTCATATTAGGGAATGTGGCTCTTATCTTAATAGCAACGGGAAGCTTCTTGTttatagatgtattttttttttttttagaagtagggtttcaccatgttgcccaggctagtctcgaactcctgagctcaggcgatctacctgcctcggcctcccaaaatgctgggattacaggagtgagccactgcacccagccttatagatgtatttctcctctcttttcctcatttctgCTTGCCCTTTTACCTTCTCCCTTCTCTAAGGTGATAATATAAGGAAGGAAGTATGGTGTCACAGAATAAGCACAGGACTAAGGGCCAACGGACCTGAGCTCTGGTCTCAGCTTTATGACTTAACCATGGTGTGATCTTGTTTTTTCCCATGTTAAATGGGAATAACCTCTGCCCTACCAAGCCTTAGGGTTGCTGAGTGactcaaagaagataaaaacagTGAACAGATCTATTGAACACTTACTGCCtcccaggcactattctaagagcTTCACATGCATTAAGTCCACCTACGAGGCTTAGGAAGAAGCTGAGGTGTACAGAGGATGACACTCATCCAAAGTCTCAGAATTGCTacgtggcagagctgggattcacacCCAACCAGTCTGGCTCCAAAGTCTGTGCTTTTAACCCCCTACGCTATATTATGCCTCACATACACTTTGAATACGAAAATGTTTGGGAAAaatagaggtataaaaatataaagtatcacTGTAGTACAAAGTGCTTAGTTTAGTTACGCAAACACCCCAAAGAAAAATCAATCTACCCATTGTAAACAGAGAAAGTATTTCTCCTGGGTTCTAATCTGTGGTTCTCTTAGGTAATAAAACCGATGCAGGCATGAAGTTTAGGCTTCTGGATAATAAAGAGCTCTCTGAGATGTGTTGCAAA
This region of Gorilla gorilla gorilla isolate KB3781 chromosome 8, NHGRI_mGorGor1-v2.1_pri, whole genome shotgun sequence genomic DNA includes:
- the UROS gene encoding uroporphyrinogen-III synthase isoform X5 encodes the protein MACPKGPQEPRLPIIVFLPYKDCQAIMKVLLLKDAKEDDCGQDPYIRELGLYGLEATLIPVLSFEFLSLPSFSEKLSHPEDYGGLIFTSPRAVEAAELCLEQNNKTEVWERSLKEKWNAKSVYVVGNATASLVSKIGLDTEGAACGNAEKLAEYICSRESSALPLLFPCGNLKREILPKALKDKGIAMESITVYQTIAHPGIQGNLNSYYSQQGVPASITFFSPSGLTYSLKHIQELSGDNIDQIKMRRWRPERMSHGPRSLSCGAGI
- the UROS gene encoding uroporphyrinogen-III synthase isoform X6 produces the protein MACPKGPQEPRLPIIVFLPYKDCQAIMKVLLLKDAKEDDCGQDPYIRELGLYGLEATLIPVLSFEFLSLPSFSEKLSHPEDYGGLIFTSPRAVEAAELCLEQNNKTEVWERSLKEKWNAKSVYVVGNATASLVSKIGLDTEGAACGNAEKLAEYICSRESSALPLLFPCGNLKREILPKALKDKGIAMESITVYQTIAHPGIQGNLNSYYSQQGVPASITFFSPSGLTYSLKHIQELSGDNIDQIKFWRLASPRARLDV